A DNA window from Clavibacter sepedonicus contains the following coding sequences:
- a CDS encoding arsenate-mycothiol transferase ArsC, giving the protein MAERIPHVVFVCARNGGKSQLAAALMRHTAGDAVAVTSAGTDPGPSLNALAVESLAELGIDVGGERPKPLTDDMVRAADLVVVLGAEAHVDGDQDVAVETWITDEPSERGIDGMERMRLVRDDIGARVEELRGRLRGAGDAPAAD; this is encoded by the coding sequence ATGGCCGAGCGCATCCCGCACGTCGTCTTCGTCTGCGCCCGCAACGGCGGCAAGTCCCAGCTCGCGGCGGCGCTCATGCGCCACACGGCCGGTGACGCCGTCGCCGTCACGTCGGCGGGCACGGATCCCGGCCCCTCGCTCAACGCGCTCGCGGTGGAGTCGCTCGCGGAGCTCGGTATCGACGTGGGCGGCGAGCGGCCGAAGCCGCTCACCGACGACATGGTGCGCGCCGCCGACCTCGTGGTCGTGCTCGGCGCGGAGGCGCACGTCGACGGCGACCAGGACGTCGCGGTCGAGACGTGGATCACCGACGAGCCGTCCGAGCGCGGCATCGACGGCATGGAACGGATGCGGCTCGTGCGCGACGACATCGGGGCGCGCGTCGAGGAGCTGCGCGGCCGGCTCCGCGGCGCCGGGGACGCCCCGGCCGCCGACTAG